ACTCACCCGCTCGTCCCACTGCAGGACGCTCTCCCGGGCCACGTGCTTGATGGCCACCTGCAAGCCATCGACAGAGGGGGGCTGAGCTCGAGCCCTGCCCCGCTCCGGCCCTGGCCCTCCGGCCGCGCCCGGCCCTGCCGGCCACTTACCGGGCTCCCGTCCGAGAGGCGGGTCCCCGAGAAAACGGTGCCGAAGCCACCGCTCCCCAGCTGCGGGCCCAGCAggtacagctcctgcagctccttctttTGCCCTGCGGCCGAGAGCGAGCCATCAGCCCTGCGCCCAGGGCCCCCCGTGCCCGCCAGCCAAGCGGGCCGGGGCACCGCGGGCCACCTTGCCCtcacctgcttcctgctgcGCGCCGGGCAGCGGCCCCCGCCCTGCAGCCGTCGGGCCGGTGAGCGGCAGGGCTGGGCCGGGGCAGCACGCACAGGCGGCTGCAGGAGCCGCGGGGCAGCGGGGCGCGGCGGCACCGTCGCTGGCCCCGGCGTCCTGGGCCGGACTCTGCTCTTCTGGACGGCCGGGGCTGCAGCCCGAGGTGTCGCACAGGGGggtcccaggagcagctgcaaacCACACAGGGGATTTTTGAAGCCGTGCCCTCAGAGGCGCTGAGAACAGCCAGGGACTAGGCTGTGCTCAGAGACCCTGGCCCGGCCCAGGAATGCCCCCCAAGGGCCCCAGGGGAGCCGCAGGCAGCTCCTCAGAAGATCTCACCTTCTGTTAGGGCCTTCCCGGTAGTCGGTGGCTGTGTCAGAGCAGCTTCCAGGAGATGGAGGTCTCCGGGTCTCTGGAGGATCGCCTCCTCCACCAGGCACGGGCTGTTGCCCGCCGGCACAGCGTCCTGGGAGCCGTGGGCCGGCAACTGCCGGCTGCAGGACACTTGCTGCTCCGCCACCTGCTCCTGAGATGGCTCCCCTGCATCGGGCTGGGCTCCCACCTGGACTCGCGGGCTTTCCCTGGCCACGTCAGCGCTCAGGGTTGCGCCCGTGTTGTTGACGTCGACGGGTCCAGGGGAGCTGGGAGACCTGTCCACGGGCTCTGCACCTTCTGCCCGCTGACAGGTCTCACTGAGCCTCTCTGAGGGATGGAGGCTGTCAGAGATAGCCGAGGCTCCAGGCAGGATGGACGTTCCCTGACAGCCTGAGCTTCTTGCAGGGATGGCGGGTGTCTGCTGCTGCGCCATCCTTGCAAGGCTTGAGgctctcccagggatggagaagcttcctgggagctgcctccTCAGGGGATGGGGGctcctgaaggagctgggcgagccacagcagggcaggtggccTCGCTTCACCAGCTCCTCCAGTTCTTCCCACAAGGCCTGCCACATCCCATCGTAGAGCGGCACAGATGTCCCATTGCGAGCCCAGAGCAAGCTCAtcagttcctgcagctgttgGGCCACTGCCACGCAGGGGCCGCAGCTGCAGGAGCCGTCCAGGGGGCTGGCGGGAGCACCTGGCCGCTGGCGAGGGGTCGGCCGAGGCCTGGAGGGCCTGGGAGCCGCAGGGGCTCCTCGGTTCCTCCGTGAGCCTCTGGGCCGGACCCCGGGGCGCTTGCGCCTCTTTGGTGTCCTTGTCTGCCGCCTCCGTGGTTGCCAGCGGCCAAGGGCCCACCAGACAGCCACAgcggccagcagcaggacaagcgCGGTCATGAGGACGCCACCGTCACACATGGCTCCGGCACGTCCCATCGCGACTGCACTGGCAGCCGCGGGGGCTGGCCCGGCTTATATAGGCATGGTGATGtcacagagctgtggcaggacaGCCCTGTGCCGTCAGAGCCCCGCCTCACGCCTCACTCGGCCCCTTTGTGCCGTCACGGCCCCGCCTCACCCCGCCCAGGCTGACGCTGGCCTGTCCTTCCATCACTTCCCAGTAGTGCCAAGGACGACCCTCTCCaccattttcctgctgtcaaGATTAGATTGAAGGGATGGAGTTTCCTGGGAAGTCCCAAGCCTTTCCTGTCGAGTCAGATACAGCTGGAGAACACTGCCCCAGCGTAGACCTCCTTTTGGGCTTTCAGGACCTTGGCTAGATGATTTAAGGGCTTCCCACTGGGACATATTGGGATGAATCCCACCCAACGCCACATCCCATGGATATTGTTCTGGTCCCAGTTGTCCCCAGCAATCCCAAATGGAAGATCACTGTCCCTCACAGCACTGTGCCTCCACCGTTGGACGCCCTTCGGCACCCAGGGAAGCCGTGGTTTGCAAGAGGCTGCGGCCACAGCTTTAATGGGAAACTGAGCGTGGCAGGCAGCTCACTAATCCTTAAAGCCTCACATCGAGTTAGGACTTTGTTGACCAAAAGAGCCTCTCATGCAACGGGACGATCTAGAACGGAGAAGCGGGGAAGGGTTTAACCCCACTGCCTGTTTAACTGCTCCTGAGGGAGGAGACTTGAAGGAATCTCATGACTGCATTTAGGTAATCGATCTCCAGATGCCCAGGAGAGACTCACTTATCCCTCATGGAATcaatgtttgggatttttctttttctggagcAGTAAATTAGGATGGCGATGGAGGTTTCTGGTTGCGTTCCCAACAGGGCAGCCATTTGGCACAGCCCACGAACACGGCATCGCAGTCCATGTGGCTGTAGGACAGACCCTTGTGTTCCGCTTCTTTCCCTCTGCCgctgcccagtgccaccagctcccCCCTGGCAATGAGCGGGTTCCgggctgagccagggcagcGCGAAGGTGCAGCAGCTCAAGGATCCGCTGCCCGGGCACTTCCCGGGATAGGGCCGCCCTGGGCCTTGGCATGGACAGAGGGTCCCCCTTCTCTGCTCGGTCTgaccctcctgccccagcctcgCTGGGCTCCACTGAGGTTCCTGCCGTGAGGGACGCTCTCCACCCAGATGCTGCCCCTGATTCCTTGCATCCACAGCactgttttccctggattttagCCAGGGCTTCCCCTGTGTAAGGGGCTGGGCTATGCAGGGGAGAGGGTGTGGAGCTTTCCCCAGCCACCGTTAGCGGTTTCAGGCCGCCAAGAGCTCTTGtgtctcccttttccccaccaatatccctctgtcccctccttgcCGACGTTTCCCCTCAGCAGCGCCGAGCCTTTTCCcgccctttttcccctcagcgctggccccgccccctcggCTCTGGGAGCGCCTCCCGCCCGCCCCTCCTCAATTAACGCCCTTAGCTCTTCCCTCATTAATGCCTCACTCATTAACGCCCTGGCGGCCAAGAGCGGAGCTCTGGAGGAGCTCTGTGGAACACCCTGGCTGCGTGGGGCAGGGCCGAGATGCCTGCTCTTGCCCCCGCTTTCAggccagggatccagggcaccGTCATCCCCGGGAAAGATGCTCCGTCCCAGCTCACTTCACCACTTCCTGTCTGTTGTTTATTGCTGCCCAGTGAAGAAAAGTCACATTGTCTTTGTCTGCTTGTCAAACATCATATCCTGCGTCTATCAGTTTATTGTATCGCTCTGG
Above is a genomic segment from Vidua chalybeata isolate OUT-0048 chromosome 20, bVidCha1 merged haplotype, whole genome shotgun sequence containing:
- the LOC128798268 gene encoding myosin light chain kinase 3-like isoform X1, whose translation is MGRAGAMCDGGVLMTALVLLLAAVAVWWALGRWQPRRRQTRTPKRRKRPGVRPRGSRRNRGAPAAPRPSRPRPTPRQRPGAPASPLDGSCSCGPCVAVAQQLQELMSLLWARNGTSVPLYDGMWQALWEELEELVKRGHLPCCGSPSSFRSPHPLRRQLPGSFSIPGRASSLARMAQQQTPAIPARSSGCQGTSILPGASAISDSLHPSERLSETCQRAEGAEPVDRSPSSPGPVDVNNTGATLSADVARESPRVQVGAQPDAGEPSQEQVAEQQVSCSRQLPAHGSQDAVPAGNSPCLVEEAILQRPGDLHLLEAALTQPPTTGKALTEAAPGTPLCDTSGCSPGRPEEQSPAQDAGASDGAAAPRCPAAPAAACACCPGPALPLTGPTAAGRGPLPGAQQEAGQKKELQELYLLGPQLGSGGFGTVFSGTRLSDGSPVAIKHVARESVLQWDERVSERGLRARAGRGGQGAAEAQGSSSWPAGGIVFSSQPDGSRVPMEIVLMEKVGSGCRSIIQLLDWFELPDSFVLVLERPERSQDLLQLLQQQEFLSEEAARWLFCQVLEAVRHCTACGVLHRDIKPENLLVDPESGDLKLIDFGCGTFLQERAFTQFAGTRTYCPPEWICQGRYHGHAATIWSLGVLLYVMVCGCLPFEDDREILLGELIFRPQVSPECRHLIRWCLAQHPADRPQLDQIFRHPWVWAGCL
- the LOC128798268 gene encoding uncharacterized protein LOC128798268 isoform X2, producing MGRAGAMCDGGVLMTALVLLLAAVAVWWALGRWQPRRRQTRTPKRRKRPGVRPRGSRRNRGAPAAPRPSRPRPTPRQRPGAPASPLDGSCSCGPCVAVAQQLQELMSLLWARNGTSVPLYDGMWQALWEELEELVKRGHLPCCGSPSSFRSPHPLRRQLPGSFSIPGRASSLARMAQQQTPAIPARSSGCQGTSILPGASAISDSLHPSERLSETCQRAEGAEPVDRSPSSPGPVDVNNTGATLSADVARESPRVQVGAQPDAGEPSQEQVAEQQVSCSRQLPAHGSQDAVPAGNSPCLVEEAILQRPGDLHLLEAALTQPPTTGKALTEAAPGTPLCDTSGCSPGRPEEQSPAQDAGASDGAAAPRCPAAPAAACACCPGPALPLTGPTAAGRGPLPGAQQEAGQKKELQELYLLGPQLGSGGFGTVFSGTRLSDGSPVAIKHVARESVLQWDERPDGSRVPMEIVLMEKVGSGCRSIIQLLDWFELPDSFVLVLERPERSQDLLQLLQQQEFLSEEAARWLFCQVLEAVRHCTACGVLHRDIKPENLLVDPESGDLKLIDFGCGTFLQERAFTQFAGTRTYCPPEWICQGRYHGHAATIWSLGVLLYVMVCGCLPFEDDREILLGELIFRPQVSPECRHLIRWCLAQHPADRPQLDQIFRHPWVWAGCL